GCGCGCCTCGTCCGGCAGCGAGCCCACGAAGTCCGGGTCGAACTCGCTGCCGTGGCTCCCGACCAGGTGCACGTCCTCGGGCTCACCGATCATGCCGGCCAGGTCGCGCAGCGCGCGGCCCGAGATCACCGCGACGTGGGTGTTGGCGAGACCCGCGAGCTGGCGCAGCGCCACCACCGACTCGCGCAGCGGCTGTGCCGCCGCCGGGTCCGGGACGATCGGCGCGAGCGTCCCGTCGTAGTCGGTCGCCACGAGGAGCACCGGCGTGCGGGCCAGCGCGGCGAGCCGGCGCTCGAGGTCGCTCATCGCTCGAGCCCGGCCAGGAAGGAGCGCGCCCAGGCGTGGACGTCGTGCCGCGCGACGATCCGGCGCAGCGCCACCATGCGCCGCTCCTGCTCCGCCTCGGGCATCCCGACCGCCTCCACCATCGCGTCCTTGAGCCCCTCGACGTCGTAGGGGTTCACCTGGGACGCGCCGCGCAGCTCGTGCGCCGCACCCGTCATCTCCGACAGCATCAGCACGCCGCGCTCGTCGACGCGGGAGGCCACGTACTCCTTCGCGACCAGGTTCATGCCGTCGCGCACCGGTGTGACCAGCATCACGTCGGCGGTCCGGTACAGGGCGACCAGCTCGGGGAGCGAGAAGCTGCGGTGCAGATAGTGGACGGGGGCGCGGCCCACCTCGCCGAACTCCCCGTTGATCGAGCCCACCAGCCGCTCGACCTCGCTGCGCAGCGCCTGGTAGTCCTCCACCTCCTCGCGGCTCGGGACGGCCACCTGGACCAGCACGCACTGGCGCGGATCCAGGCGCTTCTCGCGCAGGAGCTCCTCGAAGGCCAGCAGCCGCACGTCGATGCCCTTCGTGTAGTCGAGCCGGTCGACGCCGAGCAGCACGCGCCGGGGGTGCCCGAGCCGGGCGCGGATCCCGGCGGCCATCCGGATCACCTCGGGGCTCTCGGCGACGCGCTCGAAGCGGGCCGTGTCGATCGAGATCGGGAAGGCCCCGAAGCGGCTCGCGTGGCCGTGGAGGCGCAGCTCGTCGCGCGCCCCCTCGGCACCCGCGTAGCGCCGGCACAGCACCGAGAAGTTGCGTGCGCCGACGACGGTCTGGAAGCCTACGACGTCGGCGCCCAGCAGACCCTCCAGGATCTGGCGCCGCCACGGAAGCTGCGCGAAGAGCTCCTGGGGTGGGAAGGGGATGTGGAGGAAGAAGCCGATGCGCAGGTCCGGCCGCTGCTCGCGGATCATGAGGGGCACGAGCTGGAGGTGGTAGTCGTGCACCCAGACGATCGCGCCGGAGGCAGCCTCCTCGGTCGCGACCGCGGCGAAGATCCGGTTCACCTCGACGTAGGCGGCCCACCAGGGCCGTTGGTACTGGGGAGGCCGCACGGCGTCGTGGTAGAGCGGCCAGAGCGTGCGATTGGAGAAGCCGTCGTAGTAGCGCTCGACCTGGCTGCGCGAGAGCGCTACCGGACGGAGCTGGATCCCCTGGCTCTCGAGTCGGCGCGGCGCGCTCGCGCCGCGGCCGGGCCAGCCGACCCAGGTGCTCGAACGCTTGCGGAGGACCGGTCCGAGGGCGGAGACCAGGCCGCCCGGGCTCAGGTCCCACTCGTCCTCGCGGCCGCGCTGCGCGGTCACCGGAAGCCGATTCGAGACCACCACCAGCTCGCTACCCGCTCGTTTCGGCACTCGCCCGGTACGCTCCGTCGCAGACAGCCCGTCGCGAGCCCGAGCCTAGCGCCATCGAGGCGGACGCAAAGTCGCGCGAGCGCTATCCAACCGCGCATGGCCGAACCCACCCTGCACTACGCCCGCACGCGTGACGGCTGGCGGCTGGCCCTGCACCACCGCGCGCCGGCGCGCGGCGGCCACGGCGCGGCGCTCCTGCTGTGTCACGGCATGGGCTCGAACCGCTTCAACATGGACGGGCCCGGCCGGGCGAGCCTCGCGCGCCATCTCCAGGCCCTGGGCTGGGACGTGTGGGTGCTCGAGCTGCGTGGCGCGGGCCTGTCGCGGCGCCGGCTGCGCTTCCCGCGCGCGAGCTACGGCTGGACCTTCGAAGACTACGTCCAACACGACGTGCCGGCCGCGGTCTCGCTGGTGCGACAGCTCACCGGCCAGGAGCGGCTCCTGTGGGTCGGCCACTCGCTCGGCGGGATGATCGCGTACGCCGCGATGATGACGCCCCTCGCCGATGCCTTCGCCGGCGCCGTCACGCTCGCGTCGCCGGGCATGACCGACATCGGCCACGAGGCGCTCGACCGCTGGATCGCGCTGCGCCGGCTCTTGCGCTTTGCGCCGGCGCGGCTTCCTGCGCGCTGCGCGGCGCGGGCCGGCTCGCCCCTCGCCGGCGCGATCGCCCGCACCGTACCGACGCTGGTTCGCGACTGGCTCTGGCACCCCGACAACCTCGACCTCGACGTGGTGCGCTTCATGATGCGACACGGGGTCGAGGACCTGCCCCGCTCGCTGCTGATCGAATTCGCCCGCTGGTACGACGCCAAACGCATGAGCGACCGCTACCGGATCTTCAGCTTCGGCGACCATCTCGAGCGGGTCCGCGTGCCGATGCTGGTGATCGCCGGCGCCCGGGACCGGCTGACGCCACCCGCAGATCTGGCTCGCCTGGTCGAGCGACTGGGCTCGAGCGACAAGACCTTCTGGGTGGCAGGGCACGCGTCCGGCCTCGCCCACGAGTACAGCCACGTCGATCTCGTGCTCGGCCGCCACGCGCCCGACGAGATCTACCCCGTCGTGGCCGCCTGGCTCGCCGACCACGCACCGGGAGCCGCGGGCCGGTCCTGATGCTCAGCCCGGAGCGGTCTGGTGTACCAGCTCGCGCAGGCGTTCGGGCCGCAGGAGCACGATGCGGCGGTTGTCGCGCCCGATGAGCCCCTCGGCGGAGAGCTCGCGCAGGGTCTGGTTCACGGTCTGGCGGGTGGCTCCCACCAGCGTCGCGAGCTCGCTCTGGGTGATCGGGATGTCGATCACGCGGTGACCGTTCTCGGTCTGCCCGAAGTCGGCCGCGAGCTCCCCGAGCATGCGCGCGACGCGCGTGCGCACGTTGCGGAAGACCAGGTCCTCGACCCGGCTCTCGATCTTCTTGAGCCGATCGCCGATCTGGAGGCTCACCTGGAAGGCGAGCGCGGAGCGAGCCGCGAGCACCTGCTGGAAGTTCTCGCGCGGGATCTTCCAGACCGCCGACGCGCGCACCGCCTCGGCGAAGCTCTCGCGCGGATACTCGCCGAAGGCCGGCAGCTCCCCGAAGACCTCACCCGGCGCCACGTAGCCGAAGCTGGTCTCACCGCCTCCCTCCGAGAGACGATAGATCCGGGCGAGGCCAGCCTGCAGCAGGTACACCGACTGGGGCTGCCGGGTGGGCGCGAAGATCAGCTCGCCGCGCGCGAAGCGGCGCAGACTGGCACCCCGCTCGAGCTCCGCCAGCTCGTCGTCTTCCATCCGCGACAGCCACTCGATGGTGCGCATCATCCCCCCGCTCGGGGCGCCCTCGGCGCCCCTTCCTGGGATCCGCCCTCCGGCCGTTCCCGGGGCGGCGCCTCCGCCCCGGGAGCCTCGCGAGACGCTGCGTCCGGCGACCGCCAGACCCGCTCGCGCAGCGACTCGAACTCGCGGGTCAGGAAGTCGGCCACGTCGCGGCCCGCACGCTCCACCGAGGAGCGCAGCTCGGTGAGCGTCTCCTCCATCTCCACGCGCCGGCGCTCGCGCTGCCCGCGCCGGCGTCCGCTCTCGACGGCGCGCCGCGCCGCCTCGCCGAGGTCGTCGAGCTCCCGGCCGAGCTCGACCACGAGGTCGTCGAGGGTGACCAGGCCCGAGAGGCGGCCGTCGCGCAGCACCACGATGCGGCGCACGCGGGCCGTGCGCATGCGCTCCACCACGACTTCGATCGGGTCGTCGGCGCTCACCGTGACGAGCGGGCGGCTCATCAGCTCCGCGGCGCACTGCTTCTCGGCGCCAGCGCGGGCGACCACGCGGCAGGCGAGATCGCGATCGGTGACGATGCCCACCGGATGGTCCGCCTCGTCGACGATCACCACGCTGCCGACCGCGAAGTCGCCCATCAGCCCCGCAAGCTCGGCGGCGCTCGCGTCGAGCGGCGCGGTCGCGACCTCGGTGCGGTAGTAGTCACGCGTGCGCATGGGTCACTTCCCTTCCGGCGCCGGACCGGGTCTTCCGGGGGACCGCTCCACGGGGGCCTGGGCCGCGGCCGCCGCGGCGACCCCCGCGAGCTCGCTCGCCACCAGACGCAGGATGTCGTCGGAGCTCAGGATGCCGACCAGCTCCTCGTCCGCGTTCACGATCGGGATCCGCCGTACGGACCGGCGCCGCATCAGGGCCGCGGCGGCGCGGAGCGACGACGTCTCGTGCATCACCAGGGGGTCGGTGCCGAACGCATCGACCACCCGCGTCGTGTCGGGGTCGAGTCCGTCGCGCAGCACGCGTAGCGCGAGGTCGCGATCGGTGACGATCGCGCGCGGGTGCGACCCGAGCAGCCCCACGAGGCACCCGACTCCCTCCTCCGCCATGCGCACGGCGGCGGCGCGCAGCGTGTCGCGCGCGTCGATCGTGCGGACGTCGCGCTGGCAGTAGTCGGCGATCGCCACGGCCCCTCCTTCGCGAGCTCCCCATCGACGACCCGGGCTGGTGCAACCGCCATGCCCGTCTGCCCGTGAGCCCCGCGACGCCCTGGGTCGGCGGTTGTGGCGTTCTGGCGCATAGGACATTGTCGGCGGGGCGACCTGTCGCGCTGGCCCTGGCGAGCCGGGTCACCGGCTCCCTCCCGCTCCGGGCATGGCTCGTGCAAGCTCGCGCACGCTGGAGCCGACCGGGAGCCGCCGAGCCGATGCCCCTCTACGACCGTCCCGTCTCGACCATCATGCGCCGCGAGTTTGCGAGTCTGCACCCGGACGACCGCCTGGACCTCGCGGAGCAGATGATGAAGGTCGGGCGCGTGCGCCACCTGCCGGTGCTGGGCCCGGACGGCCACGTGGTCGGCATCGTCTCGAGCCGCGACCTGCTCGAAGCCTCGCTCAGCAGCGTGCTCGATCTCGATCCCGCTTCGCGGCGCGGGTTCCTCCGCTCGGTGGCGGTCGCCGATGTGATGCGGCCGGAGGTCGAGACGGTCGCGGAGAGCACGTCGCTGCTCGGCGCGGCGAGCCGGATGATCCGCCACAGGATCGGCTGCCTGCCGATCGTGGGCCCCGACGGTGTCATGACCGGACTCGTCACCGAGACCGATCTGCTGATCGCGGCCTATCTCCCGGAGCCCGCTCCGCGCTAGCTAGGCGCGCGGCGCGCGAGCGTCAGCGATCGAGCGCGAGGCGCACGAAGTCGCCCTCGGTCAGGATGCCCACGAGCCTGCCCTTCGCGACCACCGGCAGGCAGCCGAGCTTGCGCTCCAGCATGATGCGTGCCGCCTCGACCAACGCGGTGTCGGGCTCGACCGTCACCGGATCGTTGGTCATCACCTCCTTGACGAGCAACATGCCCATCACCTTCTGCTGCGCGTGCGCGCCGTAGCCGAGCGCACGCGCCAGCGCGCCCCGGAACAGGTCGCGCTGCGAGAGCACGCCGACCACCTCCCCCGTCGCCTCGTCGAGCACCGGCGTATGGCGGATGCGCCCGAGCCGCATCAGGTCGTCCGCGATCACGAGCTGGTCGTTGCGCAGGACGGTCGCCACCTCGGTGCTCATCACGTCACGGACCTTCATCGAACTCCCTCCTCGTGCGCGCCGGACAACCCCTTGCTGCGCCTGGAGTGCAGGAGGATACTGGCTCGCTGGTGAAGGAAGGGCTCGACGACCGGCTCGACTACCTGGGGCTGACCGAGGACGATCGGCAGCTGCTCGCCCGCATCGGGCCGCTGCTCGAGCGCCACGCCGACCGCTTCGTCGCCGCCTTCTACCGCCACCTGCTCTCCTTCGACGAGACCCGGCGCCTGCTCGCCGACCCCGCGGTGACGGAACGCCTGCTGGGCAAGCAACGCGAGTACCTCCTGAGCCTCGCGACCCCCGGGCTCGACGCGACCTACCTCGAGGAACGGATCCGGATCGGTGCCGTGCACGCCCAGGTCGGACTCGGCCCGCGCTACTACCTCGGTGCCTACGCGCTCTACTTCTCGCTGCTGGCGCCGGTGATCGCCTCCGATTGCGAGGGCGACACGGAGCTCGTCCAGCGCACCTTGAGTGCCCTCGTCAAGGTGCTGTTGCTCGACGCCGAGCTCGCGATGGAGTCCTACGTGGAGCGCCACGGGGAAGGGCTCACCCACCTGAACCGGGAGCTCGCCGCCGTGAGCCGCTCGCTCTCGCGCGAGGTCGAGGTCCAGGAGCAGGAGCTCCGGCAGACCCAGAAGCGCGCACGCGCCGCCGAGGACCTGGCGTCGGTCGCGACGCTCGTGGCGGGGCTCGCCCACGAGATCGGTACGCCGATGGGGGTGATCCGTGGCCATGCGGAGGCGCTCGGCGGCGCGGTCCAGGGCGAACGGGCGCAATGGCGGCTGCGCACGATCCTGGAGCAGATCGACCGCATCTCGAGCATCATCCGCGCGCTGCTCGACGTCGCGCGGCCACGCGAGCGCGTCCTGGTGCCGATCGAGCTCCCACAGGTGCTGGACAACGCGCTCGCCTTCCTGTCCGAGCGGATGCGGCGCCACGGGATCGAGATCGAGCGCCGCTACGACCGGGTGCCGGTGATCCACGGGGATCCCGACAAGCTCCAGCAGCTGTTCCTGAACCTGTTCCTGAACGCGGCCGACGCGATGCCCGACGGTGGACACCTTATCGTGTCGGTCGCGGCCTCGGATGGCCAGGCGGTCGGGATCCGGATCGCCGACGACGGCGTCGGCATCCCCGCCGCCGACCTCGAGAACCTGTTCACGCCCTTCTTCACGACCAAGCCGGCAGGCCGCGGCAGCGGACTCGGGCTGGTGGTCGCCCAGGGCATCGTCGCCGATCACGGCGGGCGCATCGAGGTGCTCAGCGCCCCCGGCCGCGGCACCGAGTTCGTGATCGAGCTGCCGCTGCGCGCTCAAACCGGGCCGGAGGGGCGGATCGGATCGTAGGCGCGGCGCAGGAGGTCGCTCTCGGTGAGCAGGCCGACCAGCCGCGGGCCGTCCGGGCCGGGCTCGACGATCGGCAGGCAGCCCGTGCGCGAGCGGGCGATCCGCGCCGCCGCCTCGTCGACGCTCATCGTGGTCCCGCCCGTCTCGGTGTCCGGCGACATCACCTCTTCGACGCGCGTGCAGCGGCCGGCAAGGGCGGCCTCGACGAGGACCGCGAACGAGAGCACGCCGCGCAGGACCCCGTCGGCCACCACCGGGAGCTGGCGCAGGCGCGCCACCCGCATCATCTGGAGCGTCTCCGCGATCGAGGCACCCGGTGCGACGGAGAGCCAATGCCGCCGCATCACCCGAGCCACTTCGGCCCCGAACGTCCCCGTGCTTCCCTCGAACCCCATGCCGCCCGCAGGTGCAGACGGCGTGCCAGCACCTCCCGGCGTCCCGGAGGCGGCGCGAGATCCAGATCCGGGGCCTGATGCCTCGCTTCGTGTGCCAGGAGGGGTGCGATGCTGAGGCTGCGCGTCGTGAGCTGATTTGTCACATTCGGGTCATTTTGCCCTATACGTGTGACCTCATCTGCAGCGCCCGTGCGTCGCGGGTGGCACGTAACGTGCTCCTGGGATACCCCGATGACCCGCCTCCGGTCCGTCCTGGTCGTCGACGACGACGCCGCCATGCGCGACCTCGTGCTCTCCCTCCTCGACGACGAGGGGATCCGGGGCGTCGGCGCCGCCAGCGCCGACGAGGCGCTAGAGCGCCTCGCCGACCTCGACTGCGACGCGGTCGTCTCCGACATCCGCATGCCGGGGCGCTCGGGCATCGAGCTGCTCGCCGAGATCCGCGAGCGCCGGCCCGAGACGCCGGTGATCCTGATGACCGCCTTCGGGAGCATCGACTCGGCCGTCCAGGCCGTGCGCGCCGGCGCCGCCGACTACATCACCAAGCCCTTCCAGAAGGACGCCCTGCTCGTCACGCTCGAGAAGGCCTTCGAGCGACGGGCGCTCGAGGAGGAGAACCGGCGGCTGCGCCGCGCGCTCGACCGCACCTCGTCGTTCGGCGACCTGATCGGGACGAGCGCCGCCATGCGCGAGATCTTCGCGCTGATCCGCAAGATCGCCGACGGGCGCAGCTCGGTCCTGATCACCGGCGAGAGCGGCACCGGCAAGGAGGTGGTGGCCCGCACGATCCACTTCTCGAGCGCCCGAGCGAGCCGGCCCTTCGTCCCGATCAACTGCACCGCGATCCCGGAGGGCCTGCTCGAGAGCGAGCTCTTCGGCCACGTGAAGGGCGCCTTCACCGGAGCCCACGTGACCAAGCGCGGCCTCTTCGAGCAGGCGAGCGGCGGGACGCTCTTCCTCGACGAGATCGGCGACATGGGGCTCGGCCTGCAGGGCAAGCTCCTGCGCGTGCTCCAGGACCGCGAGGTGCGCCCGGTGGGTGGCACCACGTCGGCGAAGGTGGACGTCCGCATCATCGCCGCCACCAACCGCGACCTGCACGCCGAGATCGAGGCCGGCCGGTTCCGGCGCGACCTCTTCTACCGGCTCAACGTGATCCCGATCGAGATCCCGCCGCTGCGCGAGCGCACCGACGACATCCCCCCGCTCGCGAGCGCCTGCCTCGAGCGCCATGCCGACGGCCGCGCGCTCCGGCTCACGCCCGCCGCGATGGAGCGGCTCAAGCACTGCCGCTGGGAGGGCAATGCGCGGGAGCTCGAGAACGTGATCGAGCGTGCGATCGCGCTCTGCGAGGGACCCGAGATCGGTCCCGAGGACCTGCCGCTGCCGGACGCCGCGATCGGGCCCGAGGGACCCGCCGAAGACCCGGGTGGCTTCGTCCGCCAGGCCCTCGACAAGCAGCTGACGCTCGCCGAGCTCGACGACCTCTACATCGACCAGGTGCTCGGGTACACGCGCGGCAACAAGGTCCAGGCCGCACGCATCCTCGGCATCAACCGCCGCACGCTCTATCGCCGCGGCGAGCGGCGCGGCCGCGCGCCCGGCGGCGGGTTCG
Above is a window of Deltaproteobacteria bacterium DNA encoding:
- a CDS encoding trehalose-6-phosphate synthase, whose translation is MPKRAGSELVVVSNRLPVTAQRGREDEWDLSPGGLVSALGPVLRKRSSTWVGWPGRGASAPRRLESQGIQLRPVALSRSQVERYYDGFSNRTLWPLYHDAVRPPQYQRPWWAAYVEVNRIFAAVATEEAASGAIVWVHDYHLQLVPLMIREQRPDLRIGFFLHIPFPPQELFAQLPWRRQILEGLLGADVVGFQTVVGARNFSVLCRRYAGAEGARDELRLHGHASRFGAFPISIDTARFERVAESPEVIRMAAGIRARLGHPRRVLLGVDRLDYTKGIDVRLLAFEELLREKRLDPRQCVLVQVAVPSREEVEDYQALRSEVERLVGSINGEFGEVGRAPVHYLHRSFSLPELVALYRTADVMLVTPVRDGMNLVAKEYVASRVDERGVLMLSEMTGAAHELRGASQVNPYDVEGLKDAMVEAVGMPEAEQERRMVALRRIVARHDVHAWARSFLAGLER
- a CDS encoding alpha/beta fold hydrolase, whose translation is MAEPTLHYARTRDGWRLALHHRAPARGGHGAALLLCHGMGSNRFNMDGPGRASLARHLQALGWDVWVLELRGAGLSRRRLRFPRASYGWTFEDYVQHDVPAAVSLVRQLTGQERLLWVGHSLGGMIAYAAMMTPLADAFAGAVTLASPGMTDIGHEALDRWIALRRLLRFAPARLPARCAARAGSPLAGAIARTVPTLVRDWLWHPDNLDLDVVRFMMRHGVEDLPRSLLIEFARWYDAKRMSDRYRIFSFGDHLERVRVPMLVIAGARDRLTPPADLARLVERLGSSDKTFWVAGHASGLAHEYSHVDLVLGRHAPDEIYPVVAAWLADHAPGAAGRS
- a CDS encoding Crp/Fnr family transcriptional regulator, whose product is MMRTIEWLSRMEDDELAELERGASLRRFARGELIFAPTRQPQSVYLLQAGLARIYRLSEGGGETSFGYVAPGEVFGELPAFGEYPRESFAEAVRASAVWKIPRENFQQVLAARSALAFQVSLQIGDRLKKIESRVEDLVFRNVRTRVARMLGELAADFGQTENGHRVIDIPITQSELATLVGATRQTVNQTLRELSAEGLIGRDNRRIVLLRPERLRELVHQTAPG
- a CDS encoding CBS domain-containing protein, with amino-acid sequence MRTRDYYRTEVATAPLDASAAELAGLMGDFAVGSVVIVDEADHPVGIVTDRDLACRVVARAGAEKQCAAELMSRPLVTVSADDPIEVVVERMRTARVRRIVVLRDGRLSGLVTLDDLVVELGRELDDLGEAARRAVESGRRRGQRERRRVEMEETLTELRSSVERAGRDVADFLTREFESLRERVWRSPDAASREAPGAEAPPRERPEGGSQEGAPRAPRAGG
- a CDS encoding CBS domain-containing protein; amino-acid sequence: MAIADYCQRDVRTIDARDTLRAAAVRMAEEGVGCLVGLLGSHPRAIVTDRDLALRVLRDGLDPDTTRVVDAFGTDPLVMHETSSLRAAAALMRRRSVRRIPIVNADEELVGILSSDDILRLVASELAGVAAAAAAQAPVERSPGRPGPAPEGK
- a CDS encoding CBS domain-containing protein — its product is MPLYDRPVSTIMRREFASLHPDDRLDLAEQMMKVGRVRHLPVLGPDGHVVGIVSSRDLLEASLSSVLDLDPASRRGFLRSVAVADVMRPEVETVAESTSLLGAASRMIRHRIGCLPIVGPDGVMTGLVTETDLLIAAYLPEPAPR
- a CDS encoding CBS domain-containing protein codes for the protein MKVRDVMSTEVATVLRNDQLVIADDLMRLGRIRHTPVLDEATGEVVGVLSQRDLFRGALARALGYGAHAQQKVMGMLLVKEVMTNDPVTVEPDTALVEAARIMLERKLGCLPVVAKGRLVGILTEGDFVRLALDR
- a CDS encoding protoglobin domain-containing protein — translated: MKEGLDDRLDYLGLTEDDRQLLARIGPLLERHADRFVAAFYRHLLSFDETRRLLADPAVTERLLGKQREYLLSLATPGLDATYLEERIRIGAVHAQVGLGPRYYLGAYALYFSLLAPVIASDCEGDTELVQRTLSALVKVLLLDAELAMESYVERHGEGLTHLNRELAAVSRSLSREVEVQEQELRQTQKRARAAEDLASVATLVAGLAHEIGTPMGVIRGHAEALGGAVQGERAQWRLRTILEQIDRISSIIRALLDVARPRERVLVPIELPQVLDNALAFLSERMRRHGIEIERRYDRVPVIHGDPDKLQQLFLNLFLNAADAMPDGGHLIVSVAASDGQAVGIRIADDGVGIPAADLENLFTPFFTTKPAGRGSGLGLVVAQGIVADHGGRIEVLSAPGRGTEFVIELPLRAQTGPEGRIGS
- a CDS encoding CBS domain-containing protein; translated protein: MRRHWLSVAPGASIAETLQMMRVARLRQLPVVADGVLRGVLSFAVLVEAALAGRCTRVEEVMSPDTETGGTTMSVDEAAARIARSRTGCLPIVEPGPDGPRLVGLLTESDLLRRAYDPIRPSGPV
- a CDS encoding sigma-54 dependent transcriptional regulator; the protein is MTRLRSVLVVDDDAAMRDLVLSLLDDEGIRGVGAASADEALERLADLDCDAVVSDIRMPGRSGIELLAEIRERRPETPVILMTAFGSIDSAVQAVRAGAADYITKPFQKDALLVTLEKAFERRALEEENRRLRRALDRTSSFGDLIGTSAAMREIFALIRKIADGRSSVLITGESGTGKEVVARTIHFSSARASRPFVPINCTAIPEGLLESELFGHVKGAFTGAHVTKRGLFEQASGGTLFLDEIGDMGLGLQGKLLRVLQDREVRPVGGTTSAKVDVRIIAATNRDLHAEIEAGRFRRDLFYRLNVIPIEIPPLRERTDDIPPLASACLERHADGRALRLTPAAMERLKHCRWEGNARELENVIERAIALCEGPEIGPEDLPLPDAAIGPEGPAEDPGGFVRQALDKQLTLAELDDLYIDQVLGYTRGNKVQAARILGINRRTLYRRGERRGRAPGGGFVP